In Sphingobacterium sp. PCS056, the following proteins share a genomic window:
- a CDS encoding FtsX-like permease family protein, protein MPLIKKLKNIIAKKTNNELKGSLFLYPLSKMHLYSKFEQGVPVGGKIDQVKLVAGLGFLILLIACINFVNLSTARSQKRAKEVAVRKVVGAQRSSLIAQFLTESVLLSFIAGILSIGLTFLALPFFNKILDKPLVFSITDPIIWVSLVGFILLTGVFAGLYPAFVLSSFKPIRSLKVFGKSKKLALNFREVLVVFQFGIALILIIATLIVRSQIEYAGKRDIGYSPSQLIEIPMEGDMTKNYKVIKSELINKNIAHAVTRTGWSITRNASNSSGNFSWEGATPEQGKKIVFNIGKAESDFVKTLGLKVLEGRDIDFERLASDSLSVLVNEAAIKEMKLKNPIGSILKWGSNTFTIVGVINDYINDSPYSPVTPLLIYPAKEWMLNMVVRTNPSLPIDHNLKQMEEILKKFNPEYPFEYKFVDQQFATKFKEQQQTAQLALIFSGLAIFISCLGLLGLASYIAELRTKEIGIRKVLGASVTGITAMLSRDFVKLVLIAILLASPIAWWTMNKWLEDFSYRIEIQWWIFAVAGIAALTIAILTVSTQAIRAANTNPVKTLRDE, encoded by the coding sequence ATGCCTTTAATAAAAAAACTAAAAAATATCATTGCAAAAAAGACAAATAACGAGTTAAAAGGTTCCCTATTTTTATATCCGCTATCTAAAATGCACTTGTATTCAAAATTTGAACAGGGTGTACCAGTTGGTGGTAAAATTGATCAAGTTAAATTGGTGGCTGGTTTGGGATTTTTGATTCTATTGATCGCTTGCATCAATTTCGTTAATCTCAGCACTGCTCGTAGCCAAAAACGAGCCAAAGAAGTAGCGGTACGAAAAGTGGTGGGTGCGCAACGCAGTAGTTTAATTGCCCAATTTTTGACGGAATCGGTATTGCTTTCATTCATTGCGGGAATTCTGTCGATCGGATTAACTTTCTTGGCACTTCCTTTTTTTAATAAAATCCTAGATAAACCGTTAGTTTTCTCCATTACAGATCCAATAATCTGGGTCTCATTAGTAGGATTTATCCTGTTAACTGGAGTGTTTGCAGGCTTATACCCTGCATTTGTACTATCCTCATTTAAGCCTATAAGATCTCTCAAAGTATTTGGAAAATCTAAAAAACTGGCTTTAAATTTTCGGGAAGTATTAGTCGTATTCCAATTTGGAATTGCGCTTATCTTAATTATTGCAACCTTGATTGTCCGTAGCCAAATTGAATACGCTGGAAAACGTGATATCGGCTATTCTCCTTCGCAACTGATCGAAATTCCTATGGAAGGTGATATGACAAAAAATTATAAAGTCATTAAATCTGAATTGATCAATAAAAATATTGCGCATGCTGTAACCCGTACGGGGTGGTCGATAACCCGAAATGCGTCAAACTCAAGTGGTAATTTTTCATGGGAAGGGGCAACTCCTGAACAAGGAAAGAAAATCGTATTCAATATTGGTAAGGCAGAAAGTGATTTTGTTAAAACTCTTGGCTTAAAGGTACTGGAAGGTCGTGACATCGACTTTGAACGGTTGGCTTCCGATAGTCTATCGGTGCTGGTGAACGAGGCTGCTATCAAAGAAATGAAATTGAAAAATCCTATTGGTAGCATCCTGAAATGGGGAAGCAACACATTTACGATAGTAGGGGTCATTAATGATTACATTAATGATTCTCCCTACAGTCCTGTTACCCCTCTTCTCATTTACCCTGCTAAAGAGTGGATGTTAAATATGGTCGTTCGTACTAACCCATCTTTGCCAATAGACCATAACTTGAAACAAATGGAGGAGATACTCAAAAAATTTAATCCAGAGTATCCCTTTGAATATAAATTTGTTGATCAGCAATTTGCGACCAAGTTTAAAGAACAGCAGCAAACTGCTCAGTTGGCACTTATTTTCTCTGGATTGGCCATTTTTATATCTTGTCTAGGCTTACTTGGACTAGCGTCGTATATTGCTGAATTAAGAACAAAAGAGATCGGTATTCGTAAAGTATTGGGTGCTTCTGTAACAGGTATAACAGCTATGCTGTCGCGAGATTTTGTAAAACTGGTACTTATAGCGATTCTGCTTGCTTCACCTATTGCTTGGTGGACCATGAATAAATGGTTAGAAGATTTTTCTTACCGCATCGAAATTCAGTGGTGGATCTTTGCAGTCGCTGGTATTGCGGCATTAACGATTGCGATATTAACGGTCAGTACACAAGCGATTAGAGCTGCGAATACAAATCCTGTAAAAACATTGAGAGATGAGTAA
- a CDS encoding ABC transporter permease → MIKNHIKIAWRNIRKNKGFSLLNMSGLTMGITCFLLLATYIYHESSYERFFSHADRLAYFSLSYKSPNSSELVSSGTTPTGLQQVLQSEFPEVEQASRLYAYTQAGLIDIDDQSLKENKLYYADHNLFEILDYQFIEGSKKHVLEGPNQIVLTESLAKKYFPNEPATNKTLVIDKVNWKVTGVIQDLPSNTQLQFSAILSNQGLARYKESSWTSANDITIALLANEMSFQSVQLKLDNLVKNKFNDAIKQGYQFGFQIEKLTDIHLHSKTSGTGNILYVYILGALGIALIVLTCINFTNLILAHAIERKKEIGVKKVLGARRQNIFFQFLLECSVMILISLLLSILATFLLLPVFSHFMGVDISINIWDKPAVYLSLSTFFIALSILAGGWPAYSISSLKPISIFKSKLSEKRTGISLSKILIAFQFCISIFFIICTLFASRQMEFIQSKNTGLDRSDILVIDGRGWKDKERQLLKDKLSQLNSVKGMTASYDNPVNIQGGYSISDVEGQPTDFSINVTAIPIEKDFVSLFNIKSVAGSPLSDTDILRARDTVSPENSFIINTLTASALGWSPTEAVGKRINLNGRKGSIKQVVESFNFTSLHNEISPVVLFPEYDYFGNIFIKLNAQVPMQDAINQVKTIVKEIDPKNTYEYHFLNDDYNQLYLQDQQTTKAMQLFSFITITIACMGLFALSTYTVQQRIKEIGIRKVLGASVLKIVKLLSFDFLKLVVFALLISVPFGWLAMYKWMDNFAYHIELDWWVFVFAGCVALTIAFLTISYQTIRAAIINPVECLRDE, encoded by the coding sequence ATGATCAAGAATCATATCAAAATAGCATGGCGTAATATTCGGAAGAATAAGGGCTTTTCATTACTCAATATGTCTGGGTTAACAATGGGAATAACCTGCTTTCTTCTATTAGCTACTTATATCTATCACGAATCCAGTTATGAACGCTTTTTCTCTCATGCTGATCGGCTTGCTTATTTTAGTTTATCTTACAAATCTCCAAATAGTTCTGAATTGGTCTCATCGGGCACAACGCCCACTGGATTACAACAGGTCCTACAATCAGAGTTTCCTGAGGTAGAGCAAGCGAGCCGCTTATATGCTTACACTCAAGCGGGATTAATTGATATTGATGACCAATCTTTGAAAGAAAATAAGCTTTACTATGCAGACCATAATTTGTTTGAAATATTGGATTACCAATTTATCGAAGGAAGTAAAAAACATGTACTCGAAGGTCCGAATCAAATTGTGCTTACGGAGAGTTTGGCTAAAAAATATTTTCCGAATGAACCTGCCACGAACAAAACTTTGGTCATTGATAAGGTGAATTGGAAAGTGACTGGAGTTATACAGGATCTACCGAGCAATACGCAGTTGCAATTTTCTGCAATCTTATCTAATCAGGGTTTAGCTCGTTACAAAGAATCATCCTGGACTTCTGCTAATGATATCACCATAGCCTTATTGGCCAATGAGATGAGCTTCCAATCAGTTCAACTTAAGCTGGATAATCTGGTCAAGAATAAGTTTAATGATGCTATTAAACAAGGTTATCAATTTGGTTTCCAAATAGAAAAATTAACCGATATTCATCTGCACTCAAAAACATCAGGTACTGGAAATATACTCTATGTCTACATACTAGGAGCCTTAGGTATTGCGCTAATTGTCTTGACCTGCATTAATTTTACAAATTTAATCCTTGCACATGCTATAGAGCGCAAAAAAGAGATCGGCGTAAAGAAAGTGTTGGGAGCCCGCCGTCAAAACATTTTTTTCCAATTTTTATTGGAATGCAGTGTGATGATTTTAATTTCCTTATTGCTGAGTATATTGGCAACTTTTCTTCTTTTGCCGGTTTTTAGTCATTTTATGGGGGTAGATATCAGCATTAATATATGGGACAAACCTGCTGTTTATCTATCCTTATCGACATTCTTTATTGCCTTATCAATACTTGCTGGCGGATGGCCAGCTTACTCAATTTCTAGCTTAAAACCGATTTCAATCTTTAAGAGTAAACTGAGTGAAAAGCGAACTGGAATATCGCTGAGTAAAATACTGATTGCTTTCCAATTTTGTATTTCTATATTTTTTATCATTTGTACTTTATTTGCAAGTAGACAAATGGAATTTATTCAATCTAAAAATACTGGATTGGATCGCTCTGATATATTGGTGATTGATGGACGGGGATGGAAGGACAAAGAACGTCAGTTACTGAAAGACAAGTTGAGTCAGTTAAATAGTGTCAAAGGAATGACTGCTTCCTATGACAATCCTGTAAATATACAAGGCGGTTATAGCATCAGTGATGTGGAGGGGCAACCGACGGATTTTTCTATTAATGTAACGGCTATCCCGATTGAAAAAGACTTTGTATCGTTATTTAATATTAAATCAGTTGCTGGCTCCCCTCTTTCGGATACGGACATATTAAGAGCAAGAGATACCGTATCTCCTGAAAATAGTTTTATTATCAATACGTTAACGGCATCAGCGCTGGGCTGGAGCCCTACAGAGGCTGTCGGTAAGAGAATAAATTTAAATGGTCGTAAAGGTTCTATTAAACAAGTTGTTGAAAGCTTCAATTTCACCTCACTGCATAATGAGATTAGCCCTGTTGTCCTCTTCCCCGAGTATGATTATTTTGGAAATATATTCATCAAGCTTAATGCACAAGTTCCGATGCAGGATGCTATCAATCAAGTAAAAACGATCGTGAAAGAAATTGATCCGAAAAACACCTATGAATATCACTTTCTTAATGATGACTATAATCAACTTTACCTCCAAGATCAACAGACTACCAAAGCGATGCAACTGTTTTCATTTATTACCATTACCATTGCGTGTATGGGCTTATTTGCTCTTTCCACTTATACGGTTCAACAACGGATCAAAGAGATCGGTATCCGTAAAGTATTGGGTGCGTCTGTATTAAAAATAGTTAAGTTATTAAGTTTTGATTTTCTAAAATTAGTCGTATTTGCTTTACTGATCAGTGTTCCTTTTGGTTGGTTGGCGATGTACAAATGGATGGATAATTTTGCATATCATATTGAACTGGATTGGTGGGTATTTGTATTTGCTGGATGTGTCGCGTTAACAATTGCTTTTTTAACGATAAGCTACCAAACTATACGTGCAGCAATTATCAATCCTGTTGAATGCTTACGAGATGAATAA
- a CDS encoding ABC transporter permease, whose product MIRNNFKIAWRNLLKSKGYATINIIGLAIGMAAVLMIAIWVQNQSQFDNFYSNKDNLYRVWNKYEDVGQIGMSNITSGPASVTLKAEYPEVEHAARVYWNVDRLLSFDENKIKSKGTEVDPSFMEMFDFKLLKGNRSQVLSGPQNIILTESLSKKIFGDTDPLNKTLILDNKEPYQVSGIIADLPSNTDFDFNYLIPLTKADNYSPNWNTSTFMTYIQLKDGTDVDAFNKKTKKYHCKKDK is encoded by the coding sequence ATGATACGGAACAATTTCAAAATCGCTTGGAGAAATCTACTGAAAAGTAAGGGATATGCAACCATTAACATTATCGGATTAGCTATTGGAATGGCGGCTGTTTTGATGATTGCTATTTGGGTACAGAATCAATCACAATTTGACAATTTCTATAGTAACAAAGACAACTTATATCGTGTTTGGAATAAATATGAAGATGTAGGTCAAATCGGCATGAGTAATATCACTTCAGGCCCGGCATCTGTTACTTTAAAAGCTGAATACCCTGAGGTAGAGCATGCGGCACGTGTGTATTGGAATGTGGATAGATTATTATCTTTTGATGAGAATAAAATTAAGTCTAAAGGCACGGAGGTTGATCCTTCTTTTATGGAGATGTTTGATTTTAAACTTTTAAAGGGTAATCGCAGTCAAGTTCTCTCTGGTCCACAAAACATCATCTTAACAGAAAGCCTCTCCAAGAAAATATTTGGCGATACGGATCCTTTAAATAAAACCCTTATACTGGACAATAAGGAACCTTATCAAGTATCTGGAATTATTGCCGATTTGCCAAGCAATACCGATTTTGATTTTAACTATTTGATTCCCCTAACTAAGGCGGATAATTACTCTCCAAACTGGAATACAAGTACATTCATGACCTACATCCAACTTAAAGATGGTACAGATGTGGATGCCTTTAATAAAAAAACTAAAAAATATCATTGCAAAAAAGACAAATAA
- a CDS encoding ABC transporter permease, with protein sequence MIKLFFKTSLGHIKRNPWNATINIIGLALGFTVALISTLWILKQFSFDKNFQNYDTIYQVMVTGTFNDEMSTDPSTSIPLAKWIESDFKDEMEQVTLSTGLESTIFKAGDKKLSASGCYALGKFSEIFSFQTIEGEVSTPTDANTFIISQSLASRLFGSQSAIGKIVQLNGKDQYLVKGVYADLPQNSTFYQLDYILPIADYLAKNEGIADGWNNCYFNTYVQVTNSKLIPTIESKLTAVFKTKLTDINPEILLHPMEKWHLYESFKNGKNNGGQIQYVWMIALISCLILSLACINFINLSTARSLKRGKEVGVLKSFGVNRKQLIQGFLVESVWSVGISFVFSMLFTLLLLPWINKLTHAQLELPLSSSLFYAISFAAIFVIGLLAGIYPSIFLSSFNPTLALKGKLQLSKGRFQPRKVMVVIQFAISIFMMIATYLVIQQLYHVKERPIGYNNQNLINVISSSPEIRKNFEVLKRDLQNKGLIEDATLSSSFVNRLGLSGGGFTWEGNDPIEGSILGICTVDESFGNTVGWNFLKGRNFSKDFKTDSSGVIINEAAAKFMGLTSLNSKTLSKRGKTYEILGVIENTISESPFKSITPTAYFLDFLPKNKITIGLKDYEHQSQTLKAIGEKFMATDPNLIFEYTFTDQAYAKEFTQMEMIRSLTSLFTCLAILISCLGLYALVSFLTEQREKEIGIRKVLGASEIGLWRLLSTEYIWLTLIGFLIAAPLAYLFMEKWLENYVYRISINWSIFIVTGSIALLITLVTVSFQAIKAALSNPIDTLRNE encoded by the coding sequence ATGATAAAGCTATTTTTTAAAACTTCTCTAGGCCATATAAAACGTAATCCATGGAACGCAACGATCAATATCATCGGTCTTGCTCTCGGTTTTACCGTTGCTTTAATCAGTACCCTCTGGATATTGAAACAGTTTTCTTTTGATAAAAACTTTCAAAACTACGATACCATTTATCAAGTCATGGTCACAGGTACTTTCAATGACGAAATGTCTACCGATCCATCGACCTCAATTCCATTGGCAAAATGGATCGAATCTGATTTTAAAGATGAAATGGAACAAGTCACTTTATCAACAGGATTGGAAAGTACCATTTTCAAAGCAGGGGATAAAAAACTAAGTGCCAGTGGCTGCTATGCTTTAGGTAAATTTTCGGAGATCTTTAGTTTTCAAACTATTGAGGGTGAGGTCTCCACTCCTACTGACGCTAATACATTCATCATATCGCAATCATTAGCTTCTCGCTTATTTGGAAGCCAAAGTGCGATTGGAAAAATCGTTCAGCTCAATGGAAAGGATCAATATCTCGTTAAAGGGGTATATGCAGATCTTCCTCAGAATAGTACTTTTTACCAATTGGACTATATTTTACCGATTGCAGATTATTTAGCAAAAAACGAAGGGATTGCTGATGGATGGAACAATTGCTACTTTAATACTTATGTGCAGGTTACCAATAGTAAGCTGATTCCTACTATTGAATCAAAATTGACTGCGGTTTTCAAAACAAAACTCACCGATATCAATCCTGAAATACTATTGCATCCTATGGAGAAATGGCATTTGTACGAGTCTTTTAAAAATGGTAAAAATAATGGTGGACAGATTCAATACGTTTGGATGATTGCATTAATCAGCTGTTTGATCCTTTCATTGGCGTGTATCAATTTTATCAACCTGAGCACTGCCAGAAGTCTAAAAAGAGGTAAAGAAGTCGGAGTACTCAAATCATTTGGCGTCAATCGAAAACAATTAATTCAAGGCTTTCTAGTAGAATCCGTTTGGTCTGTTGGTATTTCGTTTGTATTTTCAATGCTATTCACACTCCTCCTATTACCATGGATTAATAAACTTACACATGCACAGCTCGAACTTCCATTAAGTTCGTCTTTATTTTATGCTATTTCGTTTGCGGCAATCTTTGTAATCGGATTATTAGCAGGCATCTACCCTTCTATATTTTTATCCTCCTTCAACCCGACTCTTGCTCTTAAAGGAAAACTACAACTTAGCAAAGGTAGATTTCAACCACGTAAAGTCATGGTGGTAATTCAATTTGCGATCTCCATTTTTATGATGATTGCCACTTATTTGGTTATACAGCAATTGTACCATGTCAAAGAACGCCCGATCGGCTATAATAACCAAAACCTAATCAATGTGATCAGCAGCAGTCCAGAAATCAGGAAAAATTTTGAAGTTCTCAAAAGAGACTTACAAAATAAAGGACTTATTGAAGATGCAACCCTTTCTTCGAGTTTTGTGAATAGACTTGGACTATCTGGTGGTGGGTTTACATGGGAAGGTAATGATCCTATTGAGGGCTCTATATTGGGAATATGCACAGTTGATGAAAGCTTTGGCAATACGGTAGGCTGGAATTTCTTAAAAGGGCGAAACTTTTCTAAAGATTTCAAAACAGATTCGTCTGGGGTTATTATTAATGAAGCCGCTGCAAAATTTATGGGTTTGACATCGTTGAATAGCAAAACATTAAGTAAACGCGGAAAGACTTATGAGATATTGGGTGTTATTGAAAACACCATTTCGGAATCTCCGTTTAAGTCGATCACGCCTACAGCGTATTTCTTGGATTTTCTTCCGAAAAACAAAATTACCATTGGCTTGAAAGATTATGAGCATCAAAGTCAAACACTTAAAGCTATTGGAGAAAAATTCATGGCAACGGATCCGAACCTTATATTTGAATATACTTTTACAGATCAAGCGTATGCCAAAGAATTTACTCAGATGGAAATGATTCGAAGTCTAACCAGTCTATTTACGTGTCTTGCAATCTTGATCTCATGCCTTGGGCTCTATGCTCTTGTTTCCTTTCTGACCGAACAGCGTGAAAAAGAAATCGGAATTCGCAAAGTATTGGGTGCTTCAGAAATTGGTCTGTGGAGACTCTTATCTACCGAATATATCTGGCTTACATTAATTGGTTTTCTCATAGCTGCACCATTAGCATACTTATTTATGGAGAAGTGGTTGGAAAATTATGTTTATCGTATCTCTATAAACTGGTCTATTTTTATCGTTACTGGGAGCATCGCTTTATTGATAACGCTAGTAACCGTAAGTTTTCAAGCAATCAAAGCTGCTTTGTCCAATCCTATAGATACACTAAGGAATGAATAA
- a CDS encoding ABC transporter permease, whose protein sequence is MINNYIKIAWRNLLKNKAFSSINIIGLAIGMAGALLIALWLQNMLSMDRFHMKGDRLYVISNRDMNQGQVWAWVNTPKIMGPTLKKDFPDIEKFTRYDQFNNFLTTYNNKKIVSQVAFVDPGFFDMFSFPIVKGNKNKLLQNANSVVLTQKFAETLFGNSDPVGKTIKIDSVNLVTVDAVLQDLPNNTSMQFDYLLSWEYAKKIGYTDENWQNNSIETYVLLRETTPLEAFNNKIRLVSQNHINVGNNEIRSTNEIFAFPYQDAYLYNKSVNGAYTAGRIQLVHLFTWIGSFILLVACINFMNLSTARSERRAKEVGVRKVVGADRKSLIAQFIVESVLISFAAMILAVGCIILILPAFNNLVEKNLHISLLSGSNWLFLIIFTIITGVLAGSYPAFFLSSFKPLKTLKGKLNSYKRGLSVRSILVILQFSIAIILTIATIIIFQQIQHTKDRDRGYDDNGLLVSSISGELEKNYLNLRNELLASNAVVSVSKNMSPVTDRYSNGMGFSWPGSSESDKKVSFNRFSTDADAVENLGFTLLSGRDIDIYKYKTDSNAMLLTETAVKSMRLQNPIGQVIHGDREDWTVVGVIKDFIVDSPYGETLPMIIFGPKSWFTNIHYRLNPNNSTVNNLKTVADIFKKFNPDYPFEYKFIDKNFEAKFKETQSIGTLSMLFAVLTIFISCLGLFALIAYMAETRMKEIAVRKVLGASIGQLTSLLSVDFIKLVLMAILIASPIAWWVMDNWLQDYNYRIEIQWQYFAAAGLMAILISLATISFQTIKAALSNPVDSLRDE, encoded by the coding sequence ATGATCAATAACTATATTAAAATCGCTTGGCGTAATTTGCTAAAAAATAAAGCTTTTTCAAGCATCAATATCATTGGATTGGCCATTGGTATGGCAGGGGCTTTACTGATCGCACTTTGGTTACAAAATATGCTGAGTATGGATCGCTTTCATATGAAGGGTGATAGACTGTACGTGATCAGTAATCGGGATATGAATCAGGGACAGGTGTGGGCTTGGGTGAATACACCAAAAATTATGGGGCCTACGTTGAAGAAAGATTTTCCAGATATTGAAAAATTCACGCGTTATGATCAATTTAATAATTTTCTAACGACCTATAACAATAAAAAAATCGTATCTCAAGTCGCATTTGTTGATCCTGGTTTTTTTGATATGTTTAGCTTTCCTATAGTCAAGGGTAATAAAAATAAATTGCTTCAAAATGCAAATTCCGTTGTTTTGACACAAAAGTTTGCTGAGACTTTATTTGGAAACTCTGATCCTGTGGGCAAAACCATCAAAATAGATTCTGTAAACTTAGTGACAGTGGATGCTGTATTACAAGATCTACCCAATAACACCAGTATGCAATTTGACTATTTGCTGTCATGGGAATATGCTAAAAAAATTGGCTATACGGATGAAAACTGGCAGAACAACTCCATCGAAACATATGTTCTGCTACGGGAGACAACACCATTAGAAGCCTTTAACAACAAAATAAGGCTTGTTAGTCAAAATCATATTAATGTGGGCAATAATGAAATCAGGTCGACAAATGAAATCTTTGCATTCCCTTATCAAGATGCCTATTTGTACAACAAAAGTGTTAATGGCGCTTATACTGCTGGTCGCATTCAATTGGTGCATTTATTTACTTGGATTGGCTCATTTATCTTGTTGGTGGCTTGTATCAATTTCATGAACTTGAGTACTGCTCGTTCTGAGCGAAGGGCTAAAGAGGTAGGCGTTCGAAAGGTGGTAGGTGCTGATCGTAAAAGTCTGATTGCACAGTTTATTGTAGAAAGTGTTTTAATCAGTTTTGCCGCCATGATACTAGCAGTAGGCTGTATCATCTTAATTCTTCCGGCATTTAATAATTTAGTTGAGAAAAATCTTCATATTTCCCTACTTTCTGGCAGCAATTGGTTATTTTTAATTATTTTCACGATTATTACAGGTGTTTTGGCAGGTAGCTACCCTGCATTTTTCCTGTCCTCTTTTAAACCGCTAAAAACGTTAAAGGGAAAATTAAACTCTTATAAAAGGGGCTTAAGCGTACGCTCTATTCTGGTTATCTTGCAATTTTCAATTGCTATTATTCTGACAATAGCAACCATTATTATATTCCAACAGATTCAGCATACTAAAGATCGGGATCGGGGTTATGATGACAATGGGTTATTAGTGAGCAGTATTTCTGGAGAACTTGAAAAGAATTATTTAAATCTTCGTAACGAATTGCTGGCTAGCAATGCTGTTGTTTCTGTTTCTAAAAATATGTCGCCAGTGACTGATCGATATAGCAATGGCATGGGGTTTTCCTGGCCTGGAAGTAGCGAAAGCGATAAAAAAGTATCGTTCAATCGTTTCAGTACGGATGCTGATGCGGTTGAAAATTTAGGATTTACACTTTTATCAGGTAGAGATATTGATATTTATAAATATAAAACTGATAGTAATGCAATGTTATTGACAGAAACTGCTGTTAAAAGCATGCGATTACAAAATCCGATTGGTCAGGTTATCCATGGAGATAGAGAGGACTGGACTGTAGTAGGTGTAATCAAAGATTTCATCGTTGATTCACCATATGGTGAAACTTTACCGATGATTATTTTTGGTCCTAAATCTTGGTTTACAAATATCCACTACCGATTGAACCCAAACAATAGTACTGTTAATAATTTAAAAACGGTAGCGGATATCTTCAAAAAATTCAATCCGGATTACCCTTTTGAGTATAAGTTTATTGATAAAAATTTTGAAGCTAAATTTAAAGAGACGCAATCTATTGGTACTCTGTCTATGCTTTTTGCGGTATTGACCATCTTTATTTCTTGCTTGGGTTTATTTGCTTTGATTGCTTATATGGCAGAAACGCGTATGAAAGAAATTGCTGTCAGGAAAGTCTTGGGTGCATCTATTGGACAATTAACATCTTTGCTTTCTGTTGATTTTATTAAATTAGTGCTTATGGCCATCCTTATTGCATCGCCAATAGCATGGTGGGTTATGGATAATTGGTTACAGGATTATAATTATCGCATAGAAATTCAATGGCAGTATTTTGCTGCTGCTGGATTGATGGCTATTTTGATCAGTTTAGCCACCATTAGCTTCCAAACGATTAAAGCTGCTCTTTCAAATCCTGTTGATAGTTTGCGGGATGAGTAA